A stretch of Microbulbifer sp. SAOS-129_SWC DNA encodes these proteins:
- a CDS encoding AMP-binding protein, with the protein MTQPVPSYTRGEATQPLIEMTIGDKLDQVVNRFPDNEALVSRHQGIRWTYREFRQQVDSCARALLASGIRQGDRVAIWSPNCAQWTTLQFATAKIGAILVNINPAYRLHELEYALNHSGARLLVTAERFKQSDYTGMLYELAPELRDAARGELSAARLPHLQAVVTLGEREYQGLWRWTDLLTRANQIDPAQLAAAQGRLHCGDAINIQYTSGTTGAPKGATLSHRNILNNGFFVAESIGLTEKDRLVIPVPLYHCFGMVMANLGCVTHGATMIYPGEGFDPGAVLETVAAERATALYGVPTMFIAELDYPEFDRYDLSSLRTGIMAGSICPAEVMKAVNSRLHMQEVQIAYGMTETSPVSTQTAADDAFDKRVTTVGRTQPHLESKIVDPAGGETLARGAIGELCTRGYSVMLGYWDNEAATRDAIDSDGWMHTGDLACMDDEGYIQIVGRIKDMVIRGGENIYPKEIEEFLYTHPAISDVQITGVPDRKYGEELVAWIRLRADAGTVTEEALRDFCRGKITHFKIPRYFKFVDEFPMTVTGKIQKFRMREISIAELGLEE; encoded by the coding sequence ATGACCCAGCCCGTCCCCAGCTATACCCGCGGTGAAGCCACGCAACCGCTGATCGAAATGACCATCGGCGACAAGCTCGATCAGGTCGTCAACCGTTTTCCCGACAACGAGGCGCTGGTCAGCCGCCATCAGGGCATCCGCTGGACCTACCGGGAATTCCGCCAGCAGGTTGATTCCTGTGCACGGGCCCTGCTGGCCAGCGGTATCCGCCAGGGGGATCGCGTCGCCATCTGGTCGCCCAACTGCGCCCAGTGGACCACACTGCAGTTCGCCACCGCCAAGATCGGCGCCATCCTGGTCAATATCAACCCGGCATACCGGCTGCACGAACTCGAGTATGCGCTCAACCATTCAGGCGCGCGCTTGCTGGTGACGGCCGAGCGCTTCAAGCAGTCCGACTACACCGGCATGCTCTACGAACTGGCGCCGGAGCTGCGCGACGCCGCCCGCGGCGAGCTGAGCGCAGCCAGGCTGCCGCACCTGCAGGCGGTGGTAACACTGGGCGAGCGGGAATACCAAGGGCTGTGGCGCTGGACTGACCTGCTCACCAGGGCCAACCAGATCGATCCCGCACAACTGGCGGCAGCGCAGGGGCGCCTGCACTGCGGCGACGCGATCAATATCCAGTACACGTCCGGCACCACCGGTGCCCCCAAGGGCGCCACCCTGTCCCACCGCAATATTCTCAACAACGGCTTTTTTGTCGCCGAGAGCATCGGCCTCACGGAAAAAGACCGGCTGGTAATTCCTGTACCGCTGTACCACTGCTTCGGCATGGTGATGGCCAACCTGGGCTGCGTGACCCACGGCGCCACCATGATCTACCCGGGCGAGGGTTTCGATCCCGGCGCGGTACTGGAAACCGTGGCAGCGGAGCGGGCCACGGCACTCTATGGGGTGCCGACCATGTTTATCGCCGAGCTGGATTACCCGGAATTTGACCGGTACGACCTCAGCAGCCTGCGCACCGGCATCATGGCGGGCTCCATCTGCCCCGCCGAAGTGATGAAGGCGGTCAACAGCCGCCTGCATATGCAGGAAGTGCAGATAGCCTACGGCATGACCGAAACCAGCCCGGTTTCCACCCAGACCGCTGCCGATGACGCCTTTGACAAGCGCGTGACCACGGTCGGCCGCACCCAGCCACACCTGGAATCGAAGATCGTCGACCCGGCCGGCGGCGAAACGCTGGCACGCGGCGCAATCGGCGAGCTGTGCACGCGCGGCTACAGTGTCATGCTCGGCTACTGGGACAACGAAGCCGCCACCCGCGACGCCATCGACAGCGACGGCTGGATGCACACCGGTGATCTGGCCTGTATGGACGACGAGGGCTACATCCAGATCGTCGGCCGCATCAAGGATATGGTGATCCGCGGCGGCGAGAACATCTACCCGAAGGAGATCGAGGAGTTTCTCTACACCCACCCCGCCATTTCGGATGTGCAGATCACCGGCGTGCCCGACAGGAAATACGGTGAGGAACTGGTCGCCTGGATCAGGTTGCGCGCAGACGCGGGCACCGTGACAGAAGAGGCGCTACGGGATTTCTGCCGGGGAAAAATCACCCACTTTAAAATCCCCCGCTATTTCAAGTTTGTGGATGAATTCCCGATGACCGTGACCGGCAAGATCCAGAAATTCCGCATGCGCGAAATCTCCATCGCCGAGCTCGGCCTGGAAGAGTGA
- the gatB gene encoding Asp-tRNA(Asn)/Glu-tRNA(Gln) amidotransferase subunit GatB — MEWEIVIGLEIHVQLATQSKLFSGASTRFGAAPNTQACAIDLAMPGTLPVPNEEAFRFAVLFGLAMNAEIGKRSVFERKNYFYPDLPKGYQTTQLAEPIVGAGEVEIHLEDGSSKKVRLHHAHLEEDAGKSLHEDFHGMSGIDLNRAGTPLIEIVSEPDMRSAAEAVAYLKKIHSIVTYLGISDGDMSQGSLRCDANVSVRLKGDEKLGTRTELKNINSFRFVERAIKVEAERQIDILEDGGSIPQETRLYDADKNETRSMRSKEVANDYRYFPCPDLLPVVLTDDYVEKLRGDLPELPDAKSARFQGDYGLSAYDAEQLTQERASADYFETVVKACNEPKLAANWMTGELAALLNREELSIAQSPVSAQHLAGLIARIKDNTISSKIAKQVFEAIAGGEGDADTVIDKRGLKQVSDTGAIEKMVDDVIAASASQVENYRNADEAKRPKMMGYFVGQIMKASKGQANPQMINQILKKKLDALL; from the coding sequence GTGGAATGGGAAATCGTTATCGGGCTGGAAATTCACGTCCAGCTCGCCACCCAATCAAAGCTCTTTTCCGGCGCCAGCACCCGCTTCGGCGCGGCGCCGAACACCCAGGCCTGTGCCATCGACCTGGCCATGCCGGGCACATTGCCGGTGCCGAATGAAGAGGCGTTCCGCTTCGCCGTGCTGTTCGGCCTGGCGATGAATGCGGAAATCGGCAAGCGCTCGGTATTCGAGCGCAAAAACTATTTTTACCCGGACCTGCCCAAGGGCTACCAGACCACCCAGCTGGCGGAGCCGATCGTCGGTGCCGGCGAAGTGGAGATTCATCTGGAAGACGGCAGCAGCAAAAAGGTGCGGCTGCACCACGCGCACCTGGAAGAAGACGCGGGTAAATCGTTACACGAAGACTTTCACGGCATGTCCGGCATCGACCTGAACCGCGCCGGTACACCGCTGATCGAAATCGTATCCGAGCCGGATATGCGCAGTGCCGCCGAGGCGGTGGCCTACCTGAAGAAAATCCACAGCATCGTCACCTACCTGGGCATCTCCGACGGCGACATGTCCCAGGGTTCGCTGCGCTGCGATGCCAACGTGTCGGTGCGTTTGAAAGGCGACGAGAAACTCGGCACGCGCACCGAGTTGAAGAACATCAACTCCTTCCGTTTCGTCGAGCGCGCCATCAAGGTGGAGGCCGAGCGCCAGATCGATATTCTCGAGGACGGCGGCAGCATCCCCCAGGAAACCCGCCTGTACGATGCCGACAAGAACGAAACGCGCTCCATGCGCAGCAAGGAAGTGGCCAATGATTACCGCTACTTCCCCTGTCCCGACCTGCTGCCGGTCGTACTGACCGACGACTATGTAGAAAAACTGCGCGGCGATTTGCCGGAGCTGCCGGACGCCAAGAGTGCGCGCTTCCAGGGCGACTACGGCCTGTCTGCCTACGACGCCGAGCAACTGACCCAGGAACGCGCCAGTGCCGACTATTTCGAGACCGTGGTAAAGGCCTGCAATGAACCCAAGCTGGCCGCCAACTGGATGACCGGCGAACTGGCCGCACTGCTGAACCGCGAGGAGCTGTCGATTGCCCAGTCGCCGGTATCGGCGCAACACCTGGCCGGGCTGATCGCGCGTATCAAAGACAACACCATTTCCAGCAAGATTGCCAAGCAGGTGTTCGAGGCCATCGCCGGCGGCGAGGGCGATGCGGATACGGTGATCGACAAGCGCGGCCTGAAACAGGTATCCGACACCGGCGCGATCGAGAAGATGGTCGACGACGTCATCGCCGCGAGCGCGTCCCAGGTGGAAAACTACCGCAACGCGGACGAGGCCAAGCGACCGAAGATGATGGGCTATTTTGTCGGCCAGATCATGAAGGCCTCCAAAGGCCAGGCCAACCCGCAGATGATCAACCAGATTCTGAAGAAGAAGCTGGACGCGCTGCTGTAA
- the gatA gene encoding Asp-tRNA(Asn)/Glu-tRNA(Gln) amidotransferase subunit GatA, with product MHQLTIAEIIRGLRDKQFSSVEITQDLLDRIAQQDGNYNSFISVTAEQALAGAASADQRLAGGDAPALCGVPIAHKDLFCTSGVRTSCGSKMLDNFVPPYDAAVVENFKQAGAVSLGKTNMDEFAMGSSNESSYYGAVKNPWNSACVAGGSSGGSAAAVAAQLVPGATATDTGGSIRQPAALTGTTGIKPTYGRVSRWGMVAFASSLDQGGPIARTAEDAALMLSVMAGSDARDSTNLQRGPQNYAAELNNSIEGLKIGVPKEYFGEGLNADTAARVQAALQEFEKLGAQLVDISLPHTDLAVPAYYVIAPAEASANLSRFDGVRYGHRCENPADLRDLYMRSRGEGFGEEVKRRILVGTYALSAGYYDAYYNKAQQVRRLIKQDFVQAFEQVDVIMGPTTPSPAFGLGAKVADPVSMYLEDIYTIATNLAGLPGMSLPCGLVDGLPVGLQIIGNYLDEARMLNAAHQYQQVTDWHRASAV from the coding sequence ATGCACCAGTTAACCATCGCCGAAATTATTCGAGGACTGCGCGACAAGCAGTTTTCCAGTGTGGAAATCACCCAGGACCTGCTCGATCGCATCGCGCAGCAGGACGGCAACTACAACAGCTTTATCAGCGTTACCGCCGAACAGGCCCTGGCCGGGGCCGCGAGCGCCGACCAGCGCCTCGCCGGCGGCGATGCGCCGGCCCTGTGCGGCGTGCCCATCGCCCACAAGGACCTGTTCTGCACCAGCGGTGTACGCACCAGCTGTGGCTCGAAGATGCTCGACAACTTTGTGCCGCCCTACGACGCCGCGGTAGTGGAGAACTTCAAACAGGCCGGGGCCGTGTCGCTGGGCAAGACCAATATGGACGAGTTCGCGATGGGCTCCTCCAATGAGAGCAGCTACTACGGCGCGGTGAAGAATCCGTGGAACAGCGCCTGCGTTGCCGGTGGCTCCTCCGGCGGCTCCGCTGCCGCCGTGGCCGCACAGCTGGTGCCAGGAGCCACCGCTACCGATACCGGCGGCTCCATTCGCCAGCCAGCGGCGCTGACCGGCACCACCGGTATCAAGCCCACTTACGGCCGCGTGTCCCGCTGGGGCATGGTGGCCTTTGCCTCCAGCCTCGACCAGGGCGGCCCCATTGCCCGCACGGCCGAGGATGCGGCACTGATGCTGTCGGTGATGGCCGGCAGCGACGCGCGCGACTCTACCAACCTGCAGCGCGGGCCACAGAACTATGCCGCAGAGCTGAACAATTCCATCGAAGGCCTGAAGATCGGCGTACCGAAAGAATATTTTGGTGAAGGGCTGAACGCGGACACAGCCGCGCGGGTACAGGCAGCGCTGCAAGAGTTCGAAAAACTCGGTGCGCAGCTGGTGGACATCAGCCTGCCGCATACGGATCTGGCGGTCCCCGCTTACTATGTGATCGCACCGGCAGAGGCCTCGGCCAACCTGTCGCGCTTCGACGGCGTGCGCTACGGCCACCGCTGCGAAAACCCGGCCGACCTGCGCGATCTGTATATGCGTTCCCGCGGCGAGGGTTTCGGCGAGGAGGTCAAGCGCCGCATTCTCGTCGGCACCTATGCCCTGTCTGCCGGCTACTACGACGCCTACTACAACAAGGCGCAGCAGGTACGCCGCCTGATCAAGCAGGACTTCGTGCAGGCGTTCGAGCAGGTGGACGTGATCATGGGCCCGACCACACCGTCGCCGGCGTTCGGCCTCGGCGCCAAGGTCGCCGATCCGGTGTCCATGTACCTGGAGGACATCTACACCATCGCCACCAACCTGGCGGGCCTGCCCGGCATGTCCCTGCCCTGCGGCCTGGTGGACGGTCTGCCAGTGGGTCTGCAGATTATCGGCAACTACCTGGACGAGGCGCGCATGCTGAACGCCGCCCACCAGTACCAGCAGGTGACCGACTGGCATCGGGCCAGCGCCGTTTAA
- the gatC gene encoding Asp-tRNA(Asn)/Glu-tRNA(Gln) amidotransferase subunit GatC has translation MAVDAQTVEKLAELARIAISEETVEEVSNRLGDVLKLVDQLQAVNTDGVEPMAHPLDAEQVLRADAVTEGDQREAFQAIAPQTEAGLYLVPKVID, from the coding sequence ATGGCCGTAGATGCGCAAACCGTAGAGAAACTGGCGGAGCTGGCCCGCATCGCCATCTCCGAGGAAACCGTAGAAGAGGTCAGCAACCGGCTGGGGGACGTACTGAAGCTGGTCGATCAGCTGCAGGCCGTCAATACCGATGGTGTCGAGCCCATGGCTCACCCGCTGGACGCAGAGCAGGTGCTGCGCGCCGACGCGGTCACCGAGGGCGACCAGCGCGAAGCCTTCCAGGCGATCGCCCCGCAGACCGAAGCGGGCCTGTATCTGGTCCCCAAAGTCATCGACTGA
- a CDS encoding rod shape-determining protein: MFKRLRGMFSSDLSIDLGTANTLIYVRDRGVVLDEPSVVAIRHYNGQKIVEAVGVEAKRMLGRTPGNITAIRPLKDGVIADFQVTEKMLQHFIKKVHENSWMRPSPRVLVCVPCQSTEVERRAIRESAMGAGAREVWLIEEPMAAAIGAGLKVEEASGSMVVDIGGGTTEIAIISLNGVVYSDSVRIGGDRFDEAIVNYVRRNYGSVIGDATAERIKEEIGCAYAGSEVREIDVRGRNLAEGVPRSFTLNSDEILEALQEPLTGIVQAVKSALEQSPPELASDIAERGMVLTGGGALLRDLDRLLMEESGLPVIVADDPLTCVARGGGKALDMMDKSRLYLVSS; encoded by the coding sequence ATGTTTAAACGTTTGCGGGGCATGTTCTCCAGTGATCTCTCTATCGACTTGGGAACCGCCAACACGCTGATCTACGTGCGCGATCGCGGCGTAGTTCTGGATGAACCCTCCGTCGTCGCCATCCGTCACTACAACGGCCAGAAAATTGTGGAGGCCGTGGGTGTCGAGGCCAAGCGCATGCTGGGCCGCACACCGGGCAATATCACTGCGATCCGCCCGCTGAAAGACGGCGTCATCGCCGATTTCCAGGTGACCGAGAAGATGCTGCAGCACTTTATCAAGAAGGTGCACGAAAACAGCTGGATGCGCCCGAGCCCGCGGGTGCTGGTGTGTGTCCCGTGTCAGTCCACCGAAGTGGAGCGCCGTGCGATCCGCGAATCTGCCATGGGCGCCGGTGCACGCGAGGTGTGGCTGATCGAGGAACCCATGGCCGCGGCCATCGGTGCCGGCCTCAAGGTCGAGGAGGCCAGCGGCTCGATGGTAGTGGATATCGGCGGCGGGACCACCGAGATTGCCATCATCTCCCTGAACGGGGTGGTCTACTCCGATTCCGTGCGCATCGGCGGTGACCGCTTCGACGAAGCCATTGTCAACTATGTGCGCCGCAACTACGGCAGCGTGATTGGCGACGCTACCGCCGAGCGTATCAAGGAAGAGATCGGCTGTGCCTACGCCGGCAGCGAGGTGCGCGAGATCGACGTGCGCGGCCGCAATCTGGCCGAAGGGGTGCCGCGCAGCTTCACCCTGAACTCCGACGAGATTCTCGAGGCGCTGCAGGAACCGCTGACCGGTATCGTGCAGGCGGTCAAGAGCGCGCTGGAGCAGTCCCCGCCCGAGCTGGCGTCCGATATCGCCGAGCGCGGCATGGTGCTGACCGGTGGCGGCGCGCTGCTGCGCGACCTGGATCGCCTGCTGATGGAAGAGTCCGGCCTGCCGGTGATTGTCGCCGACGACCCGCTTACCTGCGTGGCTCGCGGCGGCGGCAAGGCCCTGGACATGATGGACAAGAGCCGCCTGTACCTGGTGTCCAGCTAA
- the mreC gene encoding rod shape-determining protein MreC yields MKPLFTRGPSPESRILVLGLAAAALIVINIYTDWLQPLRDKAASLAEPFYWLTGAPARMGGWAEEQFRSRDELLEENSRLKRQLLLLEQRSQLLAAVKAENTQLKELMNSAETLDEQVLVAQVIGVSPDPLEQVLIIDKGRDDGLHLGTPIMDASGLLGQVIEAGASSSRVLLITDASHAIPVQVLRNSVRAVAEGTGDLYRLKLRHLANTSDIREGDLLLSSGLGGRFPAGYPVGEVISVHRDPGHAFVEADVQPRGRMNRSRFVLAVLDGDDNSDNSAGEQSVGSE; encoded by the coding sequence ATCAAACCGCTATTTACTCGCGGTCCCTCGCCCGAATCCCGCATCCTTGTGCTGGGCCTGGCGGCGGCCGCACTGATCGTTATCAATATCTACACCGACTGGTTGCAACCGTTGCGCGACAAGGCGGCCAGCCTGGCCGAGCCCTTCTACTGGCTGACCGGTGCACCCGCGCGGATGGGCGGCTGGGCCGAAGAGCAGTTCCGCAGCCGCGACGAACTGCTGGAAGAGAACAGCCGCCTGAAGCGCCAGCTGTTGCTGCTGGAGCAGCGCAGCCAGTTACTGGCCGCGGTCAAGGCAGAGAACACCCAGCTCAAGGAATTGATGAACTCCGCCGAGACCTTGGACGAACAAGTGCTGGTGGCGCAGGTGATCGGCGTGTCTCCGGATCCGCTCGAGCAGGTATTGATCATCGACAAGGGCCGCGACGACGGCCTGCACCTGGGGACGCCGATTATGGATGCCAGCGGCCTGCTCGGTCAGGTGATCGAGGCCGGCGCCTCCTCCAGCCGCGTGTTGCTGATTACCGACGCCAGCCACGCCATTCCGGTGCAGGTGCTGCGCAACAGCGTGCGCGCGGTGGCCGAGGGCACTGGCGACCTGTACCGCCTGAAACTCCGCCATCTGGCCAATACCAGCGATATCCGTGAGGGTGATCTGTTGCTCAGCTCCGGTCTTGGCGGGCGTTTCCCCGCCGGTTACCCGGTGGGTGAGGTGATCTCGGTACATCGCGACCCGGGCCACGCCTTTGTCGAGGCGGACGTGCAGCCGCGCGGGCGTATGAACCGCAGTCGCTTTGTGCTGGCGGTACTGGACGGTGACGATAACAGCGATAACAGCGCCGGAGAGCAGAGCGTTGGAAGCGAATAA
- the mreD gene encoding rod shape-determining protein MreD translates to MEANNRWFIAVTVVMALLLAVMPLPYNWLWFRPAFTALVVIFWITRMPENLGVGFAWLVGLLEDLVTGATLGTHALALAVLAYFSLLTYRRTRAFNPAQQLMWVFVLVGIEQVVGNWVHSLSGKPVPGLTFLWPALTSALLWPWLIPWLNGFAGRLQVR, encoded by the coding sequence TTGGAAGCGAATAACCGCTGGTTTATCGCCGTCACTGTCGTCATGGCGCTACTGCTGGCGGTGATGCCGCTGCCCTACAACTGGCTGTGGTTTCGCCCTGCCTTTACCGCCTTGGTGGTGATTTTCTGGATCACGCGGATGCCGGAGAATTTGGGCGTCGGCTTCGCCTGGCTGGTGGGGTTGCTGGAAGACCTGGTCACCGGCGCCACACTCGGCACCCACGCGCTGGCGCTGGCGGTACTGGCCTACTTCAGTCTGCTGACCTACCGGCGCACCCGCGCCTTCAACCCGGCGCAGCAGTTGATGTGGGTGTTTGTGCTGGTGGGTATCGAACAGGTGGTGGGCAACTGGGTGCACAGCCTGTCCGGTAAGCCGGTGCCGGGGCTGACATTTCTGTGGCCGGCGCTCACCAGTGCGTTGCTGTGGCCGTGGCTGATTCCGTGGCTCAACGGTTTTGCCGGGCGCCTGCAGGTGCGCTGA
- a CDS encoding nucleoside triphosphate pyrophosphatase, producing the protein MPNTPAHSRLLLASGSPRRAELLAQIGVPFARVTPDVAEQRRSGESARDYIGRLARDKAAAGRAISAAGDDTGLWVLGADTLVLAGDEVLEKPGDFAAFAAMMQLLSGREHRVLTAVCLNGAERQFLELVETRVRFRPLNEQLIETYWHTGEPADKAGGYGIQGLGAALVESIRGSYSNVVGLPLETLVPMLEQAGIPYWAGAGSVA; encoded by the coding sequence GTGCCAAATACCCCTGCCCACAGCCGCCTCCTGCTTGCCTCCGGCTCGCCGCGCCGCGCGGAATTGCTGGCGCAGATTGGCGTGCCTTTCGCGCGGGTCACGCCGGACGTGGCCGAACAGCGCCGCAGCGGTGAATCCGCCCGGGACTATATTGGGCGCCTGGCGCGCGACAAAGCCGCGGCGGGCCGCGCCATCAGCGCCGCCGGCGACGATACCGGGCTATGGGTGCTGGGTGCCGACACCCTGGTGCTGGCCGGCGACGAAGTGCTGGAAAAACCGGGCGATTTCGCCGCATTTGCGGCGATGATGCAGCTTTTATCCGGTCGCGAGCACCGGGTGCTGACCGCTGTGTGTCTGAATGGTGCCGAGCGCCAGTTCCTTGAACTGGTGGAAACCCGCGTGCGCTTTCGCCCTCTCAATGAACAGCTGATCGAGACGTACTGGCATACCGGTGAGCCCGCCGACAAGGCCGGTGGCTACGGCATTCAGGGGCTGGGCGCGGCGCTGGTGGAATCCATCCGTGGCAGCTATAGCAATGTGGTGGGGCTGCCGCTGGAAACGCTGGTGCCGATGTTGGAACAGGCCGGCATCCCCTACTGGGCCGGCGCAGGGAGTGTCGCGTGA
- the rng gene encoding ribonuclease G, whose product MSEELLINVAPMETRVALVENGVLQEVYLERSARRGIVGNIYKGKVVRVLPGMQAAFVDIGLERAGFIHASDIAPLDDEGMESREPVEVADIRALVREGQSLVVQVVKDPISSKGARLTTHLSVSARYLVYMPQTRHIGISNRIEDEGERERLRELVEGASAKLAQEGHSGDGGFILRTVAEGVSEEELLRDIPFLYKLWGELEERIKSRPLPSVIYEDLPLFMRALRDLARPHMEKIRIDSREAHGRAAEFAGKYAPEIAGRLEHYPGERPLFDIYGVEEEIHKALHNKVTLKSGGYLIVEQTEAMSTIDVNTGAFVGHRNLEETIFKTNLEAATAIARQLRLRNLGGIIIIDFIDMKDPEHQRQVLRTLEKTLERDHAKTSITGVSELGLVEMTRKRTRESLGQFLCESCPVCGGRGSLKSAETVCYEIFREIIREARAYDSDKIMVLASQMVIDLLLDEESANVADLEEFIDRPIQFQVEPIYNQEQYDIVLV is encoded by the coding sequence GTGAGCGAAGAATTACTGATCAATGTGGCTCCGATGGAGACCCGTGTGGCGCTGGTGGAAAACGGCGTTTTGCAGGAAGTCTATCTGGAGCGCAGCGCGCGCCGCGGCATTGTCGGCAATATCTACAAGGGTAAGGTGGTACGTGTGCTGCCGGGGATGCAGGCGGCGTTTGTGGATATCGGCCTGGAGCGGGCCGGGTTCATCCACGCCTCTGACATAGCGCCGCTCGACGATGAGGGTATGGAGTCGCGCGAACCGGTGGAAGTGGCGGATATCCGCGCGCTGGTGCGCGAGGGCCAGTCGCTGGTGGTGCAGGTGGTCAAGGACCCGATCAGCAGCAAGGGCGCGCGCCTGACCACACACCTGTCGGTCTCCGCGCGTTATCTGGTGTACATGCCGCAGACCCGTCATATCGGTATCTCCAACCGCATCGAGGACGAGGGCGAGCGCGAGCGCCTGCGCGAGCTGGTCGAGGGCGCTTCGGCCAAACTGGCACAGGAGGGTCACAGCGGCGATGGCGGCTTTATCCTGCGCACCGTCGCCGAGGGGGTCAGCGAGGAGGAGCTGTTGCGGGATATTCCGTTCCTCTACAAGTTGTGGGGCGAACTGGAAGAGCGCATCAAGTCGCGCCCGCTGCCGTCGGTGATCTATGAGGATCTGCCGCTGTTTATGCGCGCGCTGCGCGACCTGGCGCGGCCGCACATGGAAAAAATCCGTATCGATTCCCGCGAGGCCCACGGTCGCGCGGCGGAGTTTGCCGGCAAATATGCGCCGGAAATTGCCGGCCGCCTGGAGCATTATCCCGGCGAGCGGCCGCTGTTCGATATCTACGGTGTCGAAGAGGAAATCCACAAGGCGCTGCACAACAAGGTTACGCTCAAGTCCGGCGGCTACCTGATCGTCGAGCAAACCGAGGCGATGAGTACCATCGACGTCAACACCGGGGCGTTCGTCGGCCACCGCAACCTCGAAGAGACCATTTTCAAGACCAATCTCGAAGCGGCCACCGCCATTGCGCGCCAGCTGCGCCTGCGCAACCTGGGTGGCATCATCATTATCGATTTCATCGATATGAAAGACCCCGAGCACCAGCGCCAGGTCCTGCGTACGCTGGAGAAGACGCTGGAACGGGACCACGCGAAGACCAGTATTACCGGTGTGTCCGAGCTGGGCCTGGTGGAGATGACACGCAAACGCACACGCGAATCCCTCGGCCAGTTCCTGTGTGAATCCTGCCCGGTGTGCGGCGGGCGCGGCTCGCTGAAGAGCGCCGAGACGGTCTGTTACGAGATCTTCCGCGAGATCATCCGCGAGGCGCGGGCCTACGACAGTGACAAGATCATGGTGTTGGCCAGCCAGATGGTGATCGATCTGCTACTCGACGAAGAGTCGGCCAATGTGGCGGATCTGGAGGAGTTTATCGACCGGCCTATCCAGTTCCAGGTAGAGCCGATTTACAACCAGGAGCAATACGACATTGTTCTGGTGTGA